A genomic stretch from Photobacterium atrarenae includes:
- the csdA gene encoding cysteine desulfurase CsdA: MTAQFDIDMIRQQFPALAQQCHGQPLVYLDSAATSQKPLVVIETIQRYYSGHNANVHRGSHSLTAAATAQFEQARTTVQHFIHAAQREEIIWTRGATEALNLIAQTYARQQLQPGDEILVSELEHHANIVPWQIVAEQTGAKVVKLPMQPDCTLDMAAFAQLLTPRTKIVAVAHITNVTGTRNPIESIIAAAHQQGAVVVVDGAQAVAHEKIDVQVLDADFYVFSGHKLFAPAGIGVLYGKRALLDAMPPWHGGGKMVEKVTFDGTTFSDLPGKFEAGTPNVAGSLALAAAIDWLSEIDHTAAEAHIHRLRQLAIDGIREIDGLRVVGLQPDASLFSFVVEGVHHQDIATLLDQQGIALRAGHHCAHPMLDALGLSGTLRVSLALYNTEQDVARFVAALHKACDLL; this comes from the coding sequence ATGACTGCGCAATTTGATATCGACATGATTCGCCAACAGTTTCCGGCCCTGGCCCAACAATGTCACGGCCAGCCCCTGGTCTATTTAGACAGCGCCGCCACAAGCCAAAAACCGCTGGTGGTGATCGAAACCATCCAGCGGTACTACAGCGGCCACAACGCCAATGTCCATCGCGGCAGTCACAGTCTGACTGCGGCTGCCACCGCGCAGTTCGAGCAGGCACGCACCACGGTACAACACTTTATCCATGCGGCACAACGGGAAGAGATCATCTGGACCCGCGGCGCGACCGAAGCCCTCAACCTGATTGCTCAGACCTACGCTCGCCAGCAATTACAACCGGGCGATGAGATCCTGGTCAGCGAGCTGGAGCACCACGCCAACATCGTGCCGTGGCAAATCGTCGCCGAACAGACCGGCGCCAAAGTCGTCAAGCTACCGATGCAACCGGACTGCACCCTGGATATGGCAGCCTTCGCGCAGTTATTGACGCCACGCACCAAGATCGTCGCCGTAGCCCATATCACCAATGTCACCGGCACCCGCAACCCGATTGAGTCCATCATTGCCGCCGCCCACCAGCAAGGCGCAGTGGTGGTGGTCGACGGTGCCCAGGCCGTGGCCCACGAAAAAATTGACGTGCAGGTGCTGGATGCCGACTTTTATGTCTTCTCCGGCCACAAACTCTTTGCCCCGGCCGGCATTGGTGTGCTGTACGGCAAGCGGGCCCTGCTTGATGCTATGCCGCCGTGGCATGGCGGCGGCAAGATGGTGGAGAAAGTGACCTTTGACGGCACCACTTTTTCCGACCTGCCCGGCAAATTTGAAGCCGGCACCCCGAATGTCGCCGGCAGCCTGGCCCTGGCAGCCGCCATTGACTGGCTGAGCGAGATTGACCACACCGCTGCCGAAGCGCATATTCACCGTCTGCGCCAGCTGGCCATTGACGGGATCCGGGAGATCGACGGCTTGCGGGTTGTCGGCCTGCAACCCGATGCCAGCCTATTCTCCTTCGTTGTCGAGGGTGTACATCACCAGGATATCGCCACCCTGCTCGATCAGCAGGGGATCGCCCTGCGCGCCGGCCATCACTGTGCCCACCCGATGCTCGATGCCCTCGGCCTGAGCGGCACACTGCGGGTATCACTGGCGCTGTATAACACCGAACAAGACGTTGCCCGCTTTGTCGCCGCACTGCACAAAGCCTGCGATTTACTTTAG
- a CDS encoding transcriptional regulator GcvA gives MSRRLPPLNSLKVFEAAARHLSFTRAAEELFVTQAAVSHQIKALEEFLGLKLFRRRNRSLLLTEEGQSYFLDIKDIFSAISDATDKVLERGSKGALTISLPPSFAIQWLVPRLADFNEKHPDIDVRIKAVDLDEGSLTDDVDVAIYYGRGNWPGLRADKLYQEFLLPVCSPMLLTGPKPLRSLADLKHHTLLHDTSRKEWKSFVRQQALDGMNVNQGPIFSHSTMVLQAAVHGQGIALGNNVLAQPELDAGRLVCPFDEVLVSKNAFYLVCQEKQAETGRIQIFRDWVLAKAAREQEDMPDV, from the coding sequence ATGTCGAGACGTTTACCGCCGTTGAATTCGCTCAAAGTGTTTGAGGCTGCCGCCCGACACTTGAGTTTTACCCGGGCAGCTGAAGAGTTATTTGTCACACAAGCTGCTGTAAGTCACCAAATTAAAGCCCTGGAGGAATTTTTAGGGCTCAAATTATTTCGCCGGAGAAACCGATCTCTGTTGCTGACCGAGGAAGGGCAGAGCTATTTTCTCGACATCAAAGACATCTTTTCGGCCATCTCTGATGCCACGGATAAAGTCCTGGAGCGGGGATCAAAAGGAGCGTTAACCATTAGTTTACCTCCTAGTTTTGCCATCCAGTGGCTGGTACCGCGCCTGGCGGATTTCAATGAGAAGCACCCGGATATTGATGTGCGGATCAAGGCGGTCGATCTGGATGAGGGATCGCTGACCGACGACGTCGATGTCGCCATTTACTATGGCCGGGGCAACTGGCCGGGACTGCGTGCCGACAAGCTTTACCAGGAGTTCCTGCTGCCGGTGTGCTCGCCGATGTTGCTGACCGGTCCCAAGCCGCTGCGCTCGCTGGCTGACCTCAAGCATCACACCCTGCTGCACGATACTTCGCGCAAAGAGTGGAAGAGCTTTGTCCGCCAGCAGGCGCTCGATGGTATGAATGTCAATCAGGGGCCGATTTTCAGCCACTCCACTATGGTGCTGCAGGCGGCGGTGCATGGTCAGGGGATTGCGCTGGGTAATAACGTGCTGGCGCAGCCGGAGCTTGATGCCGGGCGTCTGGTCTGTCCGTTTGATGAAGTGCTGGTGAGTAAGAATGCATTCTACCTGGTGTGCCAGGAGAAGCAGGCGGAAACCGGCCGGATCCAGATCTTCCGCGACTGGGTGCTGGCCAAAGCTGCCCGTGAACAGGAGGATATGCCGGATGTCTGA